A single genomic interval of Picosynechococcus sp. PCC 7003 harbors:
- a CDS encoding SpoIID/LytB domain-containing protein yields MLRPLRRLIEHSWVLPGLVWLATLAPAQAAVDLRVAVRQTTANLQVGSSTNALIKNGQGQVLGEIAGMSSFAVGRQGNQLAFDRWRATEVWIEPKGDGYVWIGDRWYRGRTQLRQSGNGILAINHVDLEDYLYSVVGAEAIPSWPQEALKAQAVAARTYALKKRSENTGKPYDLDTTTATQVYKGLNSEYSTTHAAVNATESQVMTYNGSVILAVFHSSSGGHTENVEDVWSQPLPYLRGVVDYDQSSPVYQWSKTISAAQLGQLVGGVGTVKQLIPQRATPQGRVITMKVIGDRGTKNISGDQLRSLLELRSTLINARIQQGDVYIYGKGFGHGVGMSQWGANGLAAQGIDYQQILRHYYQNATIAKLTPR; encoded by the coding sequence ATGCTTAGACCCTTACGTAGATTAATCGAACATTCCTGGGTTCTTCCGGGGCTTGTATGGCTCGCAACCCTTGCACCTGCACAGGCGGCGGTTGATCTCCGGGTCGCTGTACGGCAGACGACGGCAAATCTTCAGGTGGGCAGTTCCACCAACGCTCTCATCAAAAATGGCCAAGGCCAAGTCCTCGGTGAAATTGCTGGCATGAGTTCCTTTGCGGTGGGACGCCAGGGGAATCAATTGGCGTTTGACCGTTGGCGGGCGACTGAGGTCTGGATTGAACCCAAGGGAGATGGCTATGTGTGGATTGGCGATCGCTGGTACCGGGGCCGCACCCAACTCCGGCAGAGTGGTAACGGGATTCTCGCCATTAATCACGTCGATCTCGAAGACTATCTCTACAGTGTCGTCGGTGCTGAAGCAATTCCCAGTTGGCCCCAGGAAGCCCTCAAAGCCCAGGCCGTCGCAGCCCGCACCTATGCTTTAAAAAAACGTTCAGAAAATACCGGGAAGCCCTACGACCTCGACACCACGACGGCAACTCAAGTCTATAAGGGTCTGAATAGCGAATACAGCACAACCCATGCTGCCGTTAATGCTACGGAAAGTCAGGTAATGACCTATAACGGCAGTGTTATTTTGGCGGTATTTCATTCCTCTTCGGGTGGTCATACCGAAAACGTTGAGGATGTCTGGAGCCAACCTCTACCCTATCTACGGGGAGTTGTGGATTATGATCAATCCTCGCCGGTCTACCAGTGGAGTAAAACCATTTCAGCAGCTCAGCTAGGTCAACTGGTTGGTGGTGTTGGTACCGTGAAGCAATTAATTCCCCAACGGGCCACTCCCCAGGGTCGGGTAATCACGATGAAAGTGATTGGTGATCGCGGCACGAAAAATATCAGCGGCGATCAATTGCGGAGTCTTTTAGAACTGCGTAGCACCTTGATCAATGCCAGAATTCAACAGGGCGACGTTTACATCTACGGTAAAGGCTTTGGCCACGGCGTTGGTATGAGTCAATGGGGCGCCAATGGCTTAGCGGCCCAGGGCATCGACTATCAACAAATTCTGCGTCACTATTACCAAAATGCCACCATTGCCAAGCTAACACCCCGGTAA
- the hisA gene encoding 1-(5-phosphoribosyl)-5-[(5-phosphoribosylamino)methylideneamino]imidazole-4-carboxamide isomerase, whose translation MEVIPAIDLLGGQCVRLYQGDYQQAQVFNDDPVQVARTWAEQGATRLHVVDLDGAKQGESVNLGAIAKIAAAIDIPVQVGGGLRTVASVTQLFDVGVERAIIGTAAVENPDLVTELCAKYPGRIAVGIDARNGKVATKGWLETSAVLATDLAKQMATQGVAAIIYTDIHRDGTMAGPNLEALRELAATMEIPVIASGGVSSLADLVNLVALEGIGVTGAIVGRAIYTGDINLAEAVKAVGPQRLQDVFPDDGTAIA comes from the coding sequence ATGGAAGTTATTCCCGCTATTGATCTACTCGGTGGCCAATGTGTGCGCCTCTACCAGGGTGATTATCAACAGGCGCAGGTGTTTAATGATGACCCAGTGCAGGTGGCACGGACGTGGGCTGAGCAGGGGGCGACCCGACTTCATGTGGTGGATTTAGATGGGGCAAAACAGGGGGAATCCGTCAATTTAGGGGCGATCGCCAAAATTGCGGCAGCGATTGATATTCCTGTGCAAGTGGGCGGTGGTCTCCGGACTGTCGCCAGTGTGACGCAATTGTTTGATGTGGGTGTAGAGCGAGCCATTATCGGGACGGCAGCGGTAGAAAATCCGGATCTCGTGACGGAACTCTGTGCAAAATATCCCGGTCGGATTGCGGTGGGGATTGATGCGCGCAATGGCAAAGTGGCGACCAAGGGATGGTTGGAAACCTCGGCGGTTTTGGCCACGGATTTGGCGAAGCAGATGGCTACCCAGGGCGTCGCTGCCATTATTTACACAGATATCCATCGGGATGGCACCATGGCTGGCCCTAATCTAGAGGCGCTCCGGGAGTTGGCAGCCACCATGGAGATTCCAGTGATTGCGTCGGGAGGCGTTAGTTCTTTGGCTGATCTGGTCAATCTGGTGGCCCTCGAAGGGATTGGGGTCACAGGGGCGATTGTGGGCCGGGCGATTTATACCGGGGATATTAATTTGGCTGAGGCGGTAAAGGCGGTTGGCCCCCAACGTTTACAGGATGTTTTTCCGGATGATGGTACAGCGATCGCCTAA